The following are encoded in a window of uncultured Sphaerochaeta sp. genomic DNA:
- a CDS encoding DUF2975 domain-containing protein: MTHYKNPFLKPILVLLTASIILGSIALVVLAAYLIIAPITSSVSQVTLPVLMQNGLQFAVPVHAESAGMYSIYSLVVVITLFLSLLFLFFLRKAVVSLSKKNGFTELLPQAFRSMGLLLLLATYLRQFHLYLFLQLAGPDAHQLLHFSFTPITSEVLYALALLALGKVFSYALYLQSEYEQTV, translated from the coding sequence ATGACTCACTATAAAAATCCATTCCTAAAACCTATTCTGGTGCTGCTTACTGCCAGCATTATCCTCGGCAGTATCGCTCTTGTTGTTCTGGCTGCCTATCTCATTATTGCACCCATAACCAGCTCTGTTTCCCAGGTTACCCTCCCGGTTCTGATGCAGAATGGACTTCAGTTTGCAGTTCCTGTCCATGCTGAGAGCGCAGGTATGTATAGCATCTATTCTCTAGTGGTGGTGATTACCCTCTTCTTATCACTTCTTTTTCTCTTCTTCCTAAGAAAAGCAGTAGTTTCCCTTTCTAAAAAGAATGGTTTTACCGAGTTGCTGCCGCAAGCTTTTCGTTCGATGGGGCTGCTGTTGTTGCTTGCAACCTACCTAAGGCAGTTCCATCTCTATCTTTTCCTGCAACTTGCGGGCCCTGATGCTCATCAATTACTGCACTTCAGCTTCACCCCCATTACCTCTGAGGTACTGTATGCCTTGGCACTCCTTGCCTTGGGAAAAGTATTCTCCTACGCTCTGTACCTGCAGAGTGAATATGAACAAACGGTATAG
- a CDS encoding helix-turn-helix transcriptional regulator, producing MPIIIRLDRVLADRKMSLTELSEKVGITMANLSNLKTGKISAVRLATMEAICRHLACQPGDLFEYVED from the coding sequence ATGCCCATCATCATACGCCTCGATAGAGTGCTGGCCGATCGAAAGATGTCACTAACTGAGTTATCAGAGAAGGTTGGTATCACCATGGCAAACCTTTCAAACCTCAAGACAGGAAAAATCAGTGCTGTCAGGTTGGCAACCATGGAAGCCATCTGCAGACATCTGGCATGCCAACCAGGTGATCTGTTTGAGTATGTGGAGGATTAG
- a CDS encoding ABC transporter substrate-binding protein produces the protein MKNTNKLYRKLLIIGLMLLISLPALVAQGQTETTNTITFAGSGGYPPFNYMTEDGDIIGFDVDVAAEIANRLDMELEYVATAWDGIVEGLRAKRYDGILGSMGITEEREAVIDFSIPYYYSGPQLIAMKDGGINSVEDLTSDNTLGLVTGTTFENDAKNLGTKVKLYEDDNQTLIELLNGRVDGVLTDRIVGLNAINQLKDGDKLTLVGSVLRSEVMGIGFHEDDDELREQVNAALNDMFADGTMKQISEKWFNGEDITVE, from the coding sequence TTGAAAAATACGAACAAATTGTATCGAAAGTTGCTTATTATTGGATTGATGTTACTGATTTCGCTTCCTGCCTTGGTCGCACAAGGTCAAACGGAAACTACAAATACCATCACTTTCGCTGGTTCCGGTGGATACCCTCCATTCAACTATATGACGGAAGACGGGGACATCATCGGCTTTGATGTCGATGTTGCTGCTGAAATCGCCAACCGCCTGGACATGGAACTGGAATACGTAGCCACTGCATGGGACGGCATTGTTGAAGGTCTCAGAGCAAAACGCTATGACGGAATCCTGGGCAGTATGGGAATCACAGAAGAACGTGAGGCAGTCATCGACTTCTCCATCCCTTACTATTACAGTGGTCCACAGTTGATAGCCATGAAGGATGGAGGTATCAATTCTGTTGAAGACCTTACCAGTGACAACACCCTTGGGCTTGTAACTGGCACCACCTTTGAGAATGACGCAAAGAATCTTGGTACCAAGGTTAAGCTCTATGAAGATGACAACCAGACCTTGATTGAACTGCTCAACGGTCGTGTTGACGGTGTCCTGACCGACAGGATTGTTGGACTGAATGCAATCAACCAGCTGAAGGATGGGGACAAGCTTACACTCGTGGGATCAGTACTCCGCAGTGAAGTAATGGGCATTGGATTCCATGAGGATGACGATGAGCTCCGTGAGCAGGTCAATGCTGCACTCAACGATATGTTTGCCGATGGCACCATGAAACAGATTAGTGAAAAGTGGTTCAACGGTGAAGACATTACCGTAGAGTAA
- a CDS encoding amino acid ABC transporter permease, whose product MSILPWDLTVIPQRFFQFADAALYTLQITFFGILLGLIIGLVAALGRLSKRQWVSAISRAYIFLIRGTPLLVQLFIIYYGLTSIVTIDPIPSAIIALGVHNGAYIAEIFRGSIQSIDYGQMEAARSLGMTQGKAMQRIVLPQAFKRAVPPLGNQLIIALKDSSLASTIAVPELMLKGRQMGSSSFMYMEMFLIVGIWYLIMTSLLSFVMHRIEQRLKVSDHD is encoded by the coding sequence ATGAGTATATTACCATGGGATCTAACGGTGATTCCCCAGCGTTTTTTCCAATTCGCTGATGCAGCACTCTATACGCTACAGATCACCTTTTTCGGGATTCTACTTGGTCTTATTATTGGATTGGTGGCCGCTCTCGGCCGCCTTTCCAAACGTCAATGGGTAAGTGCCATCAGTAGAGCTTACATCTTCCTCATCAGAGGAACACCTCTGCTGGTGCAGTTGTTCATCATTTACTACGGACTTACTAGCATTGTAACCATCGATCCTATTCCCTCTGCGATCATCGCACTTGGTGTCCATAATGGTGCGTACATTGCTGAGATTTTCCGTGGGTCCATCCAGTCCATCGATTACGGGCAGATGGAAGCTGCTCGAAGCCTGGGCATGACCCAGGGGAAGGCAATGCAACGTATTGTGCTCCCACAAGCCTTCAAGCGAGCTGTTCCCCCATTGGGCAACCAGTTGATCATCGCATTGAAGGACAGCAGCCTTGCATCTACTATTGCCGTTCCAGAGCTTATGCTCAAGGGAAGGCAGATGGGCTCTTCCTCCTTCATGTACATGGAGATGTTCCTTATTGTCGGCATCTGGTACCTGATCATGACAAGCCTGCTCTCATTCGTGATGCATCGCATCGAACAAAGATTGAAGGTGAGTGACCATGACTAA
- a CDS encoding amino acid ABC transporter ATP-binding protein: protein MTKQTHKTDETILKIEHLKKWFGDLEVLKDINLEVKRGEVVVIIGASGSGKSTLLRCVNFLEKAQKGKIYVDGKRVKQQEKQLNKVRQGLGMVFQHFNLFPHMTVIGNVMEGMVHVKKMPKEKARKKGLEILEQVGLSDKADVYPAMLSGGQKQRVAIARALAMEPEIMLFDEPTSALDPELVGEVLSVMTDLANKGMTMLVVTHEMWFAKEVADRVIFMDEGVILEEAPPEEMFSAPKEERTLAFLKQVLPPQDDE from the coding sequence ATGACTAAACAAACACACAAGACAGATGAAACAATCCTGAAAATAGAACATCTCAAGAAGTGGTTCGGTGACCTGGAAGTTCTCAAGGACATCAACCTCGAAGTTAAGCGGGGCGAAGTGGTGGTAATCATTGGCGCCTCGGGAAGTGGAAAAAGCACGCTGCTGCGCTGTGTAAACTTTCTGGAGAAAGCCCAGAAAGGGAAGATTTACGTAGATGGCAAGCGGGTGAAGCAACAGGAAAAACAACTGAACAAGGTCCGTCAGGGTCTTGGGATGGTTTTCCAGCACTTCAACCTCTTCCCCCACATGACGGTCATCGGCAATGTGATGGAAGGAATGGTACATGTCAAGAAAATGCCCAAGGAGAAAGCAAGGAAGAAAGGCCTCGAGATTCTCGAGCAGGTTGGACTGAGCGACAAAGCGGATGTCTACCCAGCCATGCTTAGTGGTGGACAGAAGCAACGTGTCGCCATTGCCCGTGCGCTTGCCATGGAACCAGAGATCATGCTTTTTGACGAACCTACCAGCGCACTCGATCCAGAGCTGGTTGGTGAGGTGCTGTCGGTCATGACTGACCTTGCAAACAAGGGGATGACGATGTTGGTGGTAACCCATGAGATGTGGTTCGCCAAGGAGGTCGCAGACCGTGTCATCTTCATGGATGAAGGAGTCATCCTTGAGGAAGCTCCCCCTGAGGAGATGTTCAGCGCCCCGAAGGAAGAGCGCACCCTAGCCTTCCTGAAGCAGGTACTTCCCCCACAGGATGATGAATAG
- a CDS encoding LysE family translocator, which produces MEIDYVSVFIFTFVTTYTPGPNTISSAMMGVQVGYRRSIPYFLGIATGFFTIMLLGGIFASLLARVLPEVMKVFSYVGAAYILYLAYRVLYADYALSQNRAKLLGYKDGLLLQLFNPKVLVLALTIYTTFLGTIDRSVSALMVSALFLTAMSFSAISLWASFGAAFSHLLTSQKTRRLINGLLALLLVYSAITLVVA; this is translated from the coding sequence ATGGAGATTGACTATGTCTCGGTATTCATTTTTACCTTTGTGACCACATATACCCCGGGGCCAAACACGATCAGCAGCGCGATGATGGGAGTTCAGGTGGGGTATAGGCGTAGCATCCCGTATTTCTTGGGAATAGCAACCGGATTTTTCACCATCATGCTCCTTGGCGGCATCTTTGCTTCCCTGTTGGCACGTGTCCTACCCGAGGTAATGAAGGTGTTCTCTTATGTAGGGGCAGCGTATATCCTCTATCTTGCCTATCGTGTTCTGTATGCCGACTATGCACTCTCCCAGAACAGAGCAAAACTGCTAGGCTACAAGGATGGGCTATTATTACAGCTCTTCAACCCAAAGGTTCTGGTTCTTGCCCTTACAATCTATACAACTTTTCTAGGAACCATTGACCGGAGTGTATCAGCCTTGATGGTGAGTGCTCTTTTCCTTACAGCGATGAGTTTTTCTGCAATTTCACTATGGGCTTCCTTTGGTGCTGCGTTCTCGCATCTTCTTACCTCACAGAAGACCAGGAGATTGATTAATGGGTTGCTGGCGTTGTTACTCGTCTATAGTGCAATTACGTTGGTAGTTGCCTAA